The Tautonia plasticadhaerens nucleotide sequence TCGCCGTGCCGGTCCACCGGGGGACGGGCGGCGATCGACGACAATCCCACGGATTGCCACTATCTATTTGTTCAATTGTTCGTTATACTTCACCCGGTTTGGTTTGACGATCGAGAAGCGATTGCTGGTTCTCCCCGATCCGGTCTCCGCCCCCTCCCTCGCCGTCCCGGCCCAAGGGCTCACCCTGAGCCACGTTCCCCCGACCCGGAACGCACCCTGCGGGTCGTCGCATCTCCGGCTCGGAGCCCGATCGTGTCCAAGAAGCTGTATGTCGGCAACCTCACCTACAACGTCAACGAGTCCGACCTGGAGGCGATGTTCTCGCCGTTCGGGTCGGTGCAGAGCGCCCAGGTCATCGTCGACCGGGACACGAACCGCTCCAAGGGCTTCGGCTTCGTGGAGATGGGCTCGGAGTCCGAGGCCCAGGACGCCATCCAGGCGCTCAACGGCCGTGAGCACGACGGCCGGAACCTGACCGTCAACGAGGCCAAGCCCCGTGAGGCCCGCTCGGGCGGCGGCGGCTACGGCGGCGGCCGAAGCGGCGGCGGTGGCGGTTACAGCGGCGGCGGCGGCGGCGGCCGGAATTGATCGCCCGCCCGATCGCTTCACACTGAGGGTCACCCCGGTGGCCCTTCCCTCCCCCCGGTGGGGGTTGCTCGTCCGGGCAGCCCCGCCGGGACACCGGCATGAGTCCCTCCCGACTCATCCCAGGAGGAGCCGATGACAACGAGATATTATCACTCCCCGCCCCCTGTGCCCTCGACCAGGGTCCGCTGCCCGGTCTGCAACCAGGCCGTGTACTCTCGGGGGGACATCCACCCCCAGTGCGCCGTCCGGCGGGCCGACCCGCCCCGGCCAAAGGCTAGGCCGAAGCCGTCCTCAGCCCAGGCCGATCCGGCGACGAAGCCCGCAGGCGAGCCAGCCGATGCCGGGACCTGATCCGGAGGGTGGGGCCGAGACGGGCCTTGCGGCACCCCGCCTATCCCGTGCCGTGTGGGCGGTCCTCGGCGTCACCCTCACGTACTTGGCCGTGGCGCTGGTCGCCTCGCTGACGGGCGGCAGCGGCGAGTTCCTTTTGTACCTCGCCGTCATGGCCGTGCTCGTCGTCGTTGTGGCACTGGTGCACCTTCGGATCGGCCTCCGCATCGCTTCCCTGGGGGGATTGTCGCTCTGGGGCCTCGTCCACATGGCGGGCGGGCTGATGCCCGTGCCCGAGTCCTGGCCCGTCAGGGGCGACTCCCACGTCCTCTACAACCTCTGGCTCGTGCCGGGGCTGCTGAAGTTCGACCAGGCCGTCCACGCCTACGGCTTCGGGCTGCTGACCTGGGTCTGCTGGCAGGGCTTGCAGCGGGCGTTCGATCGCCTGGGCGTCACCGCCCGCCCGACGCTCGGGCTGCTGACGCTCTGCGTCGCCGCCGGGACGGGGTTCGGTGCGGCCAACGAGGTCGTCGAGTTCGACGCCACGAGGGTGCTGGCCGAGACCAACGTCGGCGGCTACGTGAACACGGGCTGGGACCTGGTGTCGAACCTCGTCGGGTGTCTGGTCGCCGCCGTGCTGATCTACGCCTTGCACGATCGGTCGGCACCGGCATCCTCACCGGAGTGATCGGGTGATGGTGAGAGCCACCGATTGCCGAACCTCCTGGGGCTCTTCCGTTTCTATTGCTGAGGAGCGTCGGTGATCCTCGGGAGCGGGGGGTTCGAGCCATGGAGAAGCGGTTCGTCCGGGTCAGCAAGTACCTGGCGAAGTACCTCCGCCACGCACCGGAAGAACTGGGCCTGACGCTCCGGCCGGGCGGCTGGGTGCCGGTGGACGACCTGCTCGACGCCGCCGAACGACAGGGCTTTCCCTTCAGCTATGACGAACTGGTCGAGTGCGTCGAGACCAACGACAAGCGGCGGTTCTCGTTCGACGAGACGAACGTGTTGATCCGGGCCAACCAGGGCCACAGCGTCGAGGTCGACCTGCACCTGGAGGGGCGGGAGCCGCCCGAGGTGCTCTATCACGGCACGGTCGAGGGGTTCCTGGCGGCAATCTGGGAGGAGGGGCTGGTCCGGGGGAGGCGGCACC carries:
- a CDS encoding RNA recognition motif domain-containing protein; this encodes MSKKLYVGNLTYNVNESDLEAMFSPFGSVQSAQVIVDRDTNRSKGFGFVEMGSESEAQDAIQALNGREHDGRNLTVNEAKPREARSGGGGYGGGRSGGGGGYSGGGGGGRN
- a CDS encoding RNA 2'-phosphotransferase, yielding MEKRFVRVSKYLAKYLRHAPEELGLTLRPGGWVPVDDLLDAAERQGFPFSYDELVECVETNDKRRFSFDETNVLIRANQGHSVEVDLHLEGREPPEVLYHGTVEGFLAAIWEEGLVRGRRHHVHLSSDVETARRVGARRGKPLILSVDAGRMRREGHRFFLSANGVWLTDAVPPAYLSSA